The Candidatus Methanoperedens sp. sequence CTCGGGATCCGGGATCAGGCATTAAGGTATAATAAAAATTACAGCGAGACATCATTCATATTGCTGGAAATGGGGTTTGGATATACTGCTGCTTTGGCGATAGCGGATGGGAAAATCGTGGACGGTATCGGTGGAAGTTCGGGCAATATCGGTTTTCTCTCACTTGGAGGCATGGATGCAGAGCTTGCTTATCTCCTGGGAGAATTTAATAAGGAACTCCTTTTTCGGGGAGGAGTGGAAGCGCTTGCAAAAGCGCCTGAAAAATTGGTGGAAAACATAGACGCGTTGAATGCATATATCGAAGGCGCAATTAAGGATATCCTGGCGCTTACGGTGTCTGTGAAACCTCAGGAAATCATAGTCTCAGGGAGGATTTCAAGAGTCAGGGGAGTTTTTGATGAATTAAAAAAGCGGATCGACTTCCCTGTACGAAAGCTCGAAGGCTTTGCGGTAAAAAACGTCAAGGAAGCAGCACAGGGGGCAGCGCTTATTGCGAACGGGCTTGCTGGCGGGAGATATTCAGAGCTTATTGATGCGATGCAGATAAGAAAGGCAGAGGGGACTTCTCTGGATTATATCTTATTGCCTGAAATCGAGGCACTGAAAAAAGAATACGGAGTTTGATTCATATTTTTTATTCCCCGAGGCATCTTTCCAGATCAGAAATGAAAAGCAAAACTGCCTCCTCGCTAAGATGAGGCATTATTATCAGCCTCATGGCTCTCGGATTACGCGTTATCGAGGTCATCCATCCTTTTTTGCGCAATTTTTTCCTCACCTCCTCAATATTGGGAACATCCAGGGCAACGACGTTCATAACAGGTTCAATTAAAGGCTCTATCCCGAACTCCCGCGTTCCCGCGACAAGCATGTCTGTCATCTTAATGCACCTGCCAACGATTTTCCTGTATCCTTCCCGGCCGAGATGCATCATCACTGCATAAGCTGCCGCCACTGCAGCACCGCTTCGCGTTCCTGTTAAAGAATGCTGCGCTCTTATTGTGAGATAAGGCGTATCGATCTCAAGAGGCAGAAGGCAGGATTCTTCTTTGAAAAGCAACCCTCCTGAAGGAATTGTGGACAAACCCATCTTATGAGGGTCTGCTGTTATCGATGCCACCCCTTTAACAGAAAAGTCAAAATCATATTTTTTATCAAGGAAAGGGATGACAAACCCTCCGAATGCTGCATCCACATGTAGAAACAGATTATTTGCCAGAGCGACTTGCGCAAGCTTATCTATCGGGTCGATCTGCCCGAACTCCGTCGAGCCTGCAATCCCCACAAGCGCTACGGTATTGTCGTCCATGAGAGCCTCTACCGAGTCCATATCAACTTTAAATTCGTGATCCAACGAGGCTTTCCTGAGTTCTATTCCAAGAAGATCTGCAATCTTATCGAACGAGAAATGGGCTGAAGCAGGGACAACCACATTGGGATGCTTTTTTTTACTCAGGTTCCTCGCCGTCCTGAGCGCCTGTATATTGGATTCTGTACCTCCTGTTGTTATATAACCGCAGGCAAACTCATCTCCAAGCAAACTTCCCATCATCTTTATTACATTTTGTTCAAGTTCTCTTGTTCCTGAGAACAGACCAAAGTCGCCCATGTTCGATCCGATGAACTGCATGTGAGCCTTTATCGCAATCGGATGTGGTCTTGTACACATTGCGGAGAGCACTTTATCATATGAAGTGTCTTTTTGCAGTGCATTGGAAAGCAATGCCAGCACTTCTTTCTCCGTGAGCCCTTTTTGATTCATGTGCTGAATACCAGAATACGGGTTAATAAAGGGTTCGGATTTTAATTTGTTATTCAAAAAGATTTTATATAACCTCTTACTTTATTAATATAAGGAATATAAGGCAGGAGTGACCGAGATGGCTAAGGATAATGAAATTGGAAATTACTACTGGATATTGTCTTTATTTGCTGGATTGTTTCTTGGAGCTTTTTTAATTTTAATAGCTGTGCTTACCTCTTCATTACCATTACCAATGGCACTTCTTATAATAATTGCTCTGGCTATGATGATACCAGAGTCTTATGATATATACCTCGCCTATCTGAATAAAGATAAGGATGGGAATCCTACAGGCATAGAGGGCCTTGGTAGGGTCTTAATGACATTCGGTCTTATACTTGTAGTTGGTGCTGCAGCGTTCTATATTACCACAATCTCGGCAACGAGTCTTGGAACATTGCCTACTAACTTTGGTTCGTTGGGCCCTCAGTTAATTTCATTAAATACTACTTCAAATACCACTTCACAGGTAGAAATGGATAAGATAATCGATATAGTCAGCAAAAATAATCAGGCTATAATCGATACAAACAAAGTTTTTGTTGACACTATCAAAACTATATTGACTGCATTAGTGGGGGGTATTACAACGATTATAGGATTCTATTTTGGAACTAAAGCAGCTGAGTGTAAAGCAAGTGAAAAGAAGGAACAACCTGCTAAGCCTGTTCTAAATGCTGTCACACCATCGGAAGGAAAAGCCGGTGAAACTGTGACACTGAGTGGTACTAATCTGGGTTCTTCACAGAATGGAAGTGTTGTTACGTTTGGGAAGAAAAATATATTGGAGAGTAAAGAATGGAGTGCAACCAGCATAAAGGTCGAAGTACCTCAAGGCTTAGCTCCAGGAGCAATTAAAGTAGCAGTGATAGTTAATGGAGTTACTTCGAATGAAGTACCGTTCACTGTCAAATGAGTGGTAAAATTTTTTATGGATACAATCCCATACTCACAAAATCATTCTTTTTCATGCGTCACCCAGTAAACAGCTTTATACCTCTCTGCAAAACCATAGATATTCTTAGCCATCACAGCCCTGCCGTACTCGATTAATTCGCCGCCCCTGTCAAGTATATACGTGTTCTCGCCAAGTTTTGTCACACTGAAGATTTCCCCCTTATCCTCGGTACCTATATGCAGCACATCTCCGATTTTTAGTTTCCTGAGGTCAGGTCGAACTGTTGTTTTTTCCACCATGATATCACTTTCATCTAACTTTTCAGTGTTGCGTAGTATTCATAAATAATAAACTTACCTGATTGTACATCCAATTCCCCTAAGAAGGGTTTCTACACCTTTCTGTACAGATGCGACATCGTCATCTTTAAAAATTGTGAGCCTATATGTAACACTTTGAATGTTTTGTTTGTCGTAAACGTCAATAATTTCAACAGAAACCACGCCATGCGCGGCGCTCACCACATTTTTTATAATCTCAGGGTCAGAACCTTTTGGTGTGAAAACTGAGATATCTCGTGTAACATTTTTTAAATTTGCAGCTTTCCATGAGAACAGTTCCTTTTCATTTAAAAGCCTGACATTCTCTATCAAAAGTTCTGTGGTCTTCCCGCTTCGCTCAAGAAAAACAGTCCTGGGTGTTACTTTCTTCACAATCCCGAGGTGCACCACCCCTGAATAAATATGCCTGAGAGCCCGCTCTCTACCTATCGAGTTCACAAGCTCTTCATGTTCTGCTATTTTAGTGCCGATAAGTTTTTCTGAGCGCCTAAGCGCCGACTCGGTATCCCCGAAATGCGCTGCTGCTTTTTTCATAATGCCGACAAAGCCCTCTACATCCTTGTTTCTGACGCTCTCAGCCATCAGGTTGCACTGGGCGATGTATGCCTTATGCACCTTCGCCACTTCCGGGTTCATCTGTATCATAGCGTATAGATAGGGATTCTGCGCCAGTATCCTTCCAACGAGGTCAAGCATAATATCGTACATTGGGCTCATGAATCTTCTTGAGTTTGCGACATCGAACTCAAGTTCCCTGAAAACCGAACCTATGGAGATATAGGCGAAATGCGTCAAACCCTGCACAACAGCCATCATTTTATCGTGCTGTACTGCATCCATTATCTCGATATGCGCACCGTTCCCCTCGTACAGGTTTCTGATTATGGGAAACCATTTTGAGCATCTCCCCTCAACAGGAGTGAAAATGACTGTCTGTCCCCTTATGTCAGGTATGGAAGGTCCGAACATGGGATGCGTCCCCAGAATCTCAACATCCAGAGGCGCATACTTAAGCATTGAGCCCATGGGTGCTGTTTTAATGGATGTGATATCCATTAGCAAACTCCTGGCAGACATTTTAGGAGCAATTTCCTTGATGGTGTTTTCTGTGTTATTTATCGGCACAGAAATCATGACGATATCGCTTGTCCTTATCTCATTATCGAGGTCATCTGCAAATTGAACTCCCAGTTGCACAGCAATATCTTTCCTTCTGTTGATACCCCAGATCACCACGTCAAAACCATGCTTTTTATAAAATTTTGCAAACCACCTGCCTGTCTCTCCTGTCCCGCCGATGATTAATATTTTCATATAAGTCTTTCCCTCACAGCTTTTTCCATAACATCCAGAGGCGGGGTCTTACCTGTCCAGATTTTGAATGCCTCAGCGCCCTGAAATACAAGCATCATCACGCCGTCAATTGTTTTTGCACCTGCTTTTTTAGCTTCGCAAAGCAGCATGGTATCGACCGGGTTATATACTATATCGAATACCACAAGTTTGCTGTGCATCATATCCGATGTTACCATGGTTTCAGATGTTTTTGGAGACATGCCAACAGCAGTCGAATTTATGAGAATATCGCAATTCTGGACAAGATTTTTAAGCTCATCAAGACCTGCACCTCTTGCTTTTCCGATTCTGCTTACATCCTCTGCAAGGGCAATTGCACGCTCTTTTGTCCTGTTTGCAATGGTCACACCTGCGCCGTCCGAGGCAAGCTGGAAGGCAATCGCCCTTGCAGCACCTCCTGCACCCAGCAGCAGCACCTTCTTCCCTTTGATTCCAATCCCATGGCTCTCCAATGCCATTTTAGCCCCTGTTCCGTCTGTGTTATATCCCACGATTCCCTTTTTAAAATCTATCGTGTTCACTGCTCCTATATGTTTTGCAAGTTCTGTGGGCCTGACCATGTCCAGGGCCTTCTCCTTCAATGGTATGGTGAGGTTTAGCCCCCCGAATCCTAGGGCGTATGCACCGTGTATCGCATCATGCAGGGCATCTTTACTCACCCTGAATGCATGATATTCACAATCCATCCCGAGAGCCTTGAAGGCTGCATTGTGCATAACCGGGGAGAGACTGTGCGATACCGGGTCTCCGAGAACGCCGAATAGCTTCATGCTATCTTAATTGATAGTGATGGTTAAAAGTATTTTGATTATAAATTAAGGCCAGATGCCGTAATATGCATTCAAAGCCAGAATAGCAATCCCTGCTGCTACTGCAATGGAAACTACGGTTTTTGGATCTATTAATGTGGCAGTCTCCTCAGCATCGTAGTATCTCATCAAACCCGCTGAGGACATGAGACCGCTGCCTTCTTTCTTTTTTGCCATGAGCGTTACTTATGTTGTTTATAGCATTTGAATGTATCGCAACTGGTGTGAAGCAACACCAGCTTTGCATTTTTTTAGTTATTGCATCAAACTTTATACGTTACGCCCTAAAGCATAAAGTTTAAATTCTAATGTGTCGTCTATTGATTGTATGATGCTCATTATGAGCATAATAAAAAGAAGGAATGATCGAGG is a genomic window containing:
- a CDS encoding DUF1464 family protein, which gives rise to MVRVIGIDPGTKSFDFCGLEEDTVILDTSISTMDIIKDSGLLSDIIMKTGADVVVGPSGFGIPITDIKDIGERELFLISLIKKEDRKSNLGMRASINRMKQNKLPVFFIPGVIHLPTVPNYRKINKIDMGTADKLCCAALGIRDQALRYNKNYSETSFILLEMGFGYTAALAIADGKIVDGIGGSSGNIGFLSLGGMDAELAYLLGEFNKELLFRGGVEALAKAPEKLVENIDALNAYIEGAIKDILALTVSVKPQEIIVSGRISRVRGVFDELKKRIDFPVRKLEGFAVKNVKEAAQGAALIANGLAGGRYSELIDAMQIRKAEGTSLDYILLPEIEALKKEYGV
- the mfnA gene encoding tyrosine decarboxylase MfnA, which codes for MNQKGLTEKEVLALLSNALQKDTSYDKVLSAMCTRPHPIAIKAHMQFIGSNMGDFGLFSGTRELEQNVIKMMGSLLGDEFACGYITTGGTESNIQALRTARNLSKKKHPNVVVPASAHFSFDKIADLLGIELRKASLDHEFKVDMDSVEALMDDNTVALVGIAGSTEFGQIDPIDKLAQVALANNLFLHVDAAFGGFVIPFLDKKYDFDFSVKGVASITADPHKMGLSTIPSGGLLFKEESCLLPLEIDTPYLTIRAQHSLTGTRSGAAVAAAYAVMMHLGREGYRKIVGRCIKMTDMLVAGTREFGIEPLIEPVMNVVALDVPNIEEVRKKLRKKGWMTSITRNPRAMRLIIMPHLSEEAVLLFISDLERCLGE
- a CDS encoding IPT/TIG domain-containing protein, which codes for MAKDNEIGNYYWILSLFAGLFLGAFLILIAVLTSSLPLPMALLIIIALAMMIPESYDIYLAYLNKDKDGNPTGIEGLGRVLMTFGLILVVGAAAFYITTISATSLGTLPTNFGSLGPQLISLNTTSNTTSQVEMDKIIDIVSKNNQAIIDTNKVFVDTIKTILTALVGGITTIIGFYFGTKAAECKASEKKEQPAKPVLNAVTPSEGKAGETVTLSGTNLGSSQNGSVVTFGKKNILESKEWSATSIKVEVPQGLAPGAIKVAVIVNGVTSNEVPFTVK
- a CDS encoding prephenate dehydrogenase, whose translation is MKILIIGGTGETGRWFAKFYKKHGFDVVIWGINRRKDIAVQLGVQFADDLDNEIRTSDIVMISVPINNTENTIKEIAPKMSARSLLMDITSIKTAPMGSMLKYAPLDVEILGTHPMFGPSIPDIRGQTVIFTPVEGRCSKWFPIIRNLYEGNGAHIEIMDAVQHDKMMAVVQGLTHFAYISIGSVFRELEFDVANSRRFMSPMYDIMLDLVGRILAQNPYLYAMIQMNPEVAKVHKAYIAQCNLMAESVRNKDVEGFVGIMKKAAAHFGDTESALRRSEKLIGTKIAEHEELVNSIGRERALRHIYSGVVHLGIVKKVTPRTVFLERSGKTTELLIENVRLLNEKELFSWKAANLKNVTRDISVFTPKGSDPEIIKNVVSAAHGVVSVEIIDVYDKQNIQSVTYRLTIFKDDDVASVQKGVETLLRGIGCTIR
- the aroE gene encoding shikimate dehydrogenase yields the protein MKLFGVLGDPVSHSLSPVMHNAAFKALGMDCEYHAFRVSKDALHDAIHGAYALGFGGLNLTIPLKEKALDMVRPTELAKHIGAVNTIDFKKGIVGYNTDGTGAKMALESHGIGIKGKKVLLLGAGGAARAIAFQLASDGAGVTIANRTKERAIALAEDVSRIGKARGAGLDELKNLVQNCDILINSTAVGMSPKTSETMVTSDMMHSKLVVFDIVYNPVDTMLLCEAKKAGAKTIDGVMMLVFQGAEAFKIWTGKTPPLDVMEKAVRERLI
- a CDS encoding preprotein translocase subunit Sec61beta, encoding MAKKKEGSGLMSSAGLMRYYDAEETATLIDPKTVVSIAVAAGIAILALNAYYGIWP